ATCCGGTTGTGCTTGCCGGAATCGCAGCACGGCTCGGCTTCAACGCGAACCAGTTCCGCGATACGCTCTGTTCCGACGAACTCGGTGCCGAAACCTGGCAGGATTTTGCGATTACCCAGCAGGCCGGCATCACCGGGTTTCCCACCCTCATCGCGAGTTCCGGCACCGAACACGAGTATGCCCTCGTGACCGAAGGCTTTCAGCCCGCGGCTCGGCTGGTTCCAGCACTTGGCCGCTGGCTGGGGGATACGTCGCTCTCTGGCGCCGCCGCCCTGGCGGGCTGATCGGGGCGGCCCGCCTGCCGCCGGCGAAGGGCCGCGCGACAGCGTTCTGCCGGTGTGGGTTGCCGTCCGGCGCGGGCAGGATATAGACGGAACATGACCTCACGCATCTATCGTCCCGCGACCAAACTGGTTCATGCTGGCCAGGTCAGGTCCAACTTCGCCGAGAACGCCGAAGCGCTCTACCTCACCTCCGGCTTCGTCTACGATAATGCCGAGCAGGCGGAAGCGACCTTCAAGGGTGAGATCTCCCATTATCAGTATTCACGCTTCGGCAACCCGACCGTGAGCATGCTGGAGGCCCGGCTCGCGACCCTGGAGGGGGCGGAAGCCTGCCGTGCCACGGCGACGGGAATGGCCGCGGTCAATGCCGCCCTGCTCGCCCATCTCAAGGCGGGAGACCGCGTGGTCGCCTCGCGCGCGCTGTTCGGCTCGTGCTCGTGGATCGTCTCCACGCTGCTGCCGCGCTACGGGATCGAGAGCGTCTTCGTCGATGGCGGCGACCTTGCGGCGTGGGAGGCCGCGCTGGCGCCGGGAGCGGCGCTGGTGCTGCTCGAAACCCCGTCGAACCCGATGCTCGAGATCATCGACATGCGGGCCGTGGCGGATCTTGCTCACAAGGCCGGCGCGATCGTGGTGGTCGATAACGTTTTCGCGACCCCGCTGCTGCAGCGGCCGCTTGAATTCGGCGCTGATGTGGTGGTCTATTCCGCGACGAAGCACATGGACGGCCAGGGCCGCGTGCTCGGCGGCGCCGTGCTTGGCGGCAAGGACTGGATCGACAACACGCTCCAGCCCTTCACCCGCAATACCGGCCCGGCGATCTCGCCGTTCAATGCCTGGGTGATCCTGAAGGGGCTGGAGACAATGGCGCTCCGCGTCGGCCAGGCCTCGCGTTCGGCCGCCGCCATCGCCGACCATCTTGCCGGCCAGCGGCAGGTCATCCGCGCGCTCTACCCTTTCCGGG
This genomic interval from Acidiphilium multivorum AIU301 contains the following:
- the metZ gene encoding O-succinylhomoserine sulfhydrylase, which translates into the protein MTSRIYRPATKLVHAGQVRSNFAENAEALYLTSGFVYDNAEQAEATFKGEISHYQYSRFGNPTVSMLEARLATLEGAEACRATATGMAAVNAALLAHLKAGDRVVASRALFGSCSWIVSTLLPRYGIESVFVDGGDLAAWEAALAPGAALVLLETPSNPMLEIIDMRAVADLAHKAGAIVVVDNVFATPLLQRPLEFGADVVVYSATKHMDGQGRVLGGAVLGGKDWIDNTLQPFTRNTGPAISPFNAWVILKGLETMALRVGQASRSAAAIADHLAGQRQVIRALYPFRADHPQVDLARQQMSAGGTLVTFELDGGKDAAFRFMNALELIAISNNLGDSKSMVTHPETTTHSRIAPAERARLGINGGTIRFSVGLEDVADLIDDLDRALAALK